Within Wyeomyia smithii strain HCP4-BCI-WySm-NY-G18 chromosome 2, ASM2978416v1, whole genome shotgun sequence, the genomic segment GCAGAAATGTAATGAAATGAGATCAGATGAAAAATAAGTACTCAAGACACGTCAATAAAATCTTTTACctataaaatacaaaattacTACACATGCAACCTGTTACAATATTACTTCTACTTATCTTTTGGTGTTATGCTTTGACGATGAGATGAGCAATATGCCATCAAGTTGACACACACAAATTTCTCCCATCTCCTTCACCACGAAAACGAAACACATACACGCAACAAAACGGTTTCCCTTGTTTCAgccatttttttcacaaatcacGAATCACGAATCTTCTGAGTGAATTTTCACCCTATTTCTAACttttattgaatatatttcactaCTGGCACACACGATAGTCCAAAAAGGAAAAATTTGGCTAACTTTCTTCGATAGATCTTGCTAAATGACACAACAAAACAGTAAAATGATCGGAGCCTGTGTTGCCAGCTTATAAAATCCTCGACAATTTTCTTCTTCGTAAAAACTCGATGAGCGAAAATCTCGCTTGCGACTGTAGCTTCCTTCAGTGCGCGCCTCATCATGACTGCTAGCGTAAGGGAATAGGATTCCGCTCGCCTTAGCAGTTGTGTTCTTTGGTAGCTTAAGCTGGTTACGATGCGCCGTGACGACCACGTTTCCAACAGATACCTGAATCACTATCACTGTCCGTGTCATTTATGCCCGCTTTTAGCCGCTCAAACAAATCAGCTATTTTGTCGTCACCGAAACTCAGGTCCTTTTTGTCGTCTATAAATTCCACAGAATTCTTCTGCATTCTTTTACGCTTAAAACAAGACCTCTTGATGTGGCCCTTAATGCCACAAAAGTCACAGACTAAATCCGCATAACGCCCAGTCCGCTTCCGTTCCGTACTCCTGCTTTGCCACCTCCGTTTATGAACATTACTACGACTTCTGCTTCTACTATGACTCATATTCCTATCATGTAAATCTCTCCGACCTAAACGGCTTTTAACGGATGCAGTTTGGCCACCCTGACGATCATTGATCATTCTAGCCCGAGAACCAGCCAACTCCCAGTTGACAATCATCTTCTCTGCCATTGCCAAACTGAGATTGTCCTCGTTCAAGAGCTTTTCTTGGAGTTTTCCATCGGCAACTCCCATGACCAATTTATCGCGGATAGCCGTTTCCCGAAAATCACCAAAGGCACAGAACTCGGCTTGCAGTTTCACCGCAAGCACAAAGTCCTCTGCCCTTTCGTTAGGTCCTTGCACTCTATTATAGAATTTGTATCTTTGAATAAGGTCTGACTCAACCCTATCAAAGCGCCCTCTAAGTTTTTTAGAAATATCAGCATAAGAAACTAACTTAAGATCTTCCGATGAAGGATACAGAAGCTTAAGTTCTTCATATACAGCAGGCCCACTCAAAGTTACGAAAGGAGCCTTCTGTCTGGCAGCGTCAGTAATGCCATTAACTTGGAACAAATAGTCAAGTCTTTCAgcataatttaaaaaagatgAACCAACTACATAAGGCTCTATTGTTCCGATTAAAACGGTGCCATTATGGCTTGAGTTTTCGTCACTATAAGCCATTATCTAACAAAACCAGAATGCAATTTAGAGTATAATAAAAAGAATGAAAACGCTTACCAGACAAATCCGTTCCTCACCGACACCGCCTAACGGTGTAAAACAAAATAGCTTCGTCGCACAATCCGTCAGATTCGACCGGACACGCTGACTCGATGCTCAATCCTGCtggttttaattcaattttaattaaatcGTCTCAAGGAGCTCTTCCGCTCGACTTGCAAAACTTGGCAAATAAAATGCCCGATATTTCCGACAATCTAGATATTTCACGTCAACGCCAACTAGTACACCTTTTTTTCAACCGTGCAAATTGATGCTAGAGGAAAAATGTATATAAaagaaaaatcagcaaaatataaaaaatgccagaataatttgtttgaaataaaacaaatgaatttcttttattttaatcaaaatGACAATAGCTTTTATTCTTTTTACTCATACAATATTTCCACGATGGCGTCCTCAGACCCAAGCCACAAGCAAATGTAAGAAAAATGGCTTCACACAAAGCATCCAAAATGCACAATTCAATGGACGCAACAGCAGCTTTAAAACTACTTACGCAGACCCCAGcttgaaatttatgaaaactCGTCAACCATCCGGTCGCaaaacgcgaaaaaaaaaccaccGGAGTACTGCCACCAAATTCACCGCACGAACATCTTTTTACTGAAGACGCTGTTTAATTTTACAACAGCAATCAGCAACCACCTTTTTTAGCACTTATCACCGGCACTTAATTTACCTCGTCGCCACTAAAACGAATTATCCGAGATATCTTTAACAGGACGTTTCTTTTTCGTTCGCGGACACCACACTAAGCGCTTATAAGTTTGATCTAAAAGTGAGCTTGCTGAACCGATCGTCAGCAATCTTTATATACTTTTCGCCAGCATACCGTGCTGCCAGTATTGTGATAGATTACAATTAACAAAGAAGGATACTTAGAGGTGTATACTTTTACTGGGTCATTAcacattgatgaagccagaaaggagcacgaagaactcgtagctcgggtgaaggcggccgagaaagcggccagaaCCGGGAGGgggactgcatctaaagaggtgcagatagacgccccctcgttcgcatcggtctgctccacggggcaggtcgctaagcgaacgaggca encodes:
- the LOC129720221 gene encoding uncharacterized protein LOC129720221, which produces MAYSDENSSHNGTVLIGTIEPYVVGSSFLNYAERLDYLFQVNGITDAARQKAPFVTLSGPAVYEELKLLYPSSEDLKLVSYADISKKLRGRFDRVESDLIQRYKFYNRVQGPNERAEDFVLAVKLQAEFCAFGDFRETAIRDKLVMGVADGKLQEKLLNEDNLSLAMAEKMIVNWELAGSRARMINDRQGGQTASVKSRLGRRDLHDRNMSHSRSRSRSNVHKRRWQSRSTERKRTGRYADLVCDFCGIKGHIKRSCFKRKRMQKNSVEFIDDKKDLSFGDDKIADLFERLKAGINDTDSDSDSGICWKRGRHGAS